The window CGTAAAATTCCCTGCGGACCACGGCCGAATGCACCCAGTTAATCAGGGTAGTGAAGTCAAAGACAGGCAGGCCTGTTTCACGATGAAGGGCTGCTGCATAGGGAGGCAGGTCGCTGCACTCCAGCAAGATAGCAGCAATCTCTGGATGCTTAGCCCGCAAATCCTGAACAACTGCGATTAGGTCCGCCTTCAAGCGACCATTGTCCAGATAAGGCTTGTTGTAACGAATGGGAGCAAAGCTCTCCAAACTGCCGATTTCCTTGACAATACAGTCTTCAATGGAAGCATTGGCCTTGGCGAAAAAGTCGGCATTGGCACCCGCTCCGTCTGCCACCAGAACGGCAATCTTCTGGTCTGGCTTGAGCCCCATTTTTATCAAGGGGATCTGCAAAACGCTGGATAGATAGACAGGAACCGCTACTGCATCCCGCACCTGCTCCTGAAAGTGATTGAAGTAGCCACAGGCACCAACAATAGCCCGCACACCCTTTTTCTCCAATTTCTTAGCCGCATCAATGACCATGTCCAACAACTTTTCCTCACCGTTGAACAAGTCTTCAATTTCCAAAACAATATCCTCATAGACGACTGGGAAAGAAAAGGTGGTCGCATTGGCCACATTACCCGGTAACTTGACATAGTTAAAGTCAATGGTGATAATTCCGATTGAAAATCCTGCCACAGAAGCATCTTGTACATGATACACTTGATCCAACTGCCCTGGGCCTTCTATACTTGCTCTGAAATGTGTCATCTATACCTCCCTCTCTCGAAACAAGCCTGTTTCCAAGTATTCTAAGGTTTCTTCCTTGGTCAAATGTGCCAAATCCAAGTCTTCCAAGGTCAAACCTTCTTCAAAAAACTTACGCCCTGTCATGACAGAACCCAGAACAATCATACTATCGATAACCGGCGTAGCCACTCCATATTTCTTGCCCAATTCATGATAGATATGGCAACCAACAGGCACATCCTCGGTCACATAACGGTCCTGAATGGTGAAGGGACCTGTCCCATAAGCCATCGGAAACTGCTTGTCGAAGGGAACAATGCAGTCATCTCCCATATACTCTGGCCCCAAAATACTCGTCCGCGACAAAAAGTTCTCCTTGGGATAGCGGAGCAAATCAACACCAATCGCCTCCGCCAGCTGCACTTGCTCCAGATAGAAGGCGTATTGCACTTCTGCCACGGATTCACTATAAGCATGTGAATAGATTGAGTACTGGAGTGGATCATTGCCACCGAAAATTCGACCAAAATTCTCCATCACACTAGCTCCCAAAATCGTACCAGGACAATGCAGGACTGGATTGACATTGCTAAAACCAACATCCAAAACGGTCTGACCACCTGTCACACCATCCCCTTCCGTAATGGCATCAAAGGCTCCAATCGCCCGCGAACTTTCTAGGAAGAGTTCTTGGTCGGTCATGGGCAGAGCTGCACCCCGAAGCGTAATGGCCCGATATTTTAACTCGATTTTAGGCGTCATGACCCCGCCCTCCCTGACAATTCGGGCTCCGTAAGGGGCACTGGTCCAGCCACCGACAATCACCTGCTTCTGACACCCCAGCTCTCTCATCTTCTTACGAAGTTTCAAACTGCCAAAATTATCCGGAATGATATGAACAATCATCCCATCTTCTAAGACAGGCACCAAGGCTTCAAAAAATTGGTCATGAGCAATGGACGGCACCGCCACAATGATGATTTTGGCCCCTGCTACCGCTTCTTCAATACGGTCCGTCACCAGGTCAAAAAAGGCACGTCCGCTACGCTCAAAACCGTAAAGACTATTTTGTCCACCTGTCAAAGTAATCCCTGTCTTGTCCAGATTCTTCAAGGTTTGTTCCGCAAATGCCGGCAACTCAAAGAGGTGAACACGATTCCCAGCCAACTTAGAATCCGCTCCTACAGCCTTTCCAACCGCACCTGCCCCTAAAATCGCTATCGGCGCTTGTTTCCATTCTTCTACTGACATAAATTCCTCCCATAGTCGTTTCTTCCTAGTATAACAAAACCACACTCACTCGGCTAATAGCAATAAATTATGACTAGCTATAAGAATAGACTATCACGAGGATAGCCTATTTCATCTTATTTTTCTTTCAAAACGACATTTAGTAAGAGGGCTGCCAGGGTCCCTGTTGAAATACCTGATGAGAAGACCATTTGGAGAGCTGAGGGAAGATGACTCAATAATTCTGGACGAACGGTCACTCCAATCCCAAGCGCAAAGGCAATGGAAATAATCAAAAGCTCACGGTCCCCAATTTTAATCGTTGCAAGAGTCTTAATCCCTTGGGCTGCAACCAAACCGAACATGATAATCCCAACACCACCAAGAACAGGCTGCGGCATGATGGAAATCAAGGCTGATAATTTGGGAAAGACGCCAAGTAGGGTCAAGATAATACCTGCAAGAATCATGACATGACGACTAGCAACTTTTGTCAAAGTAATGAGGCCAACGTTTTGTGAGAAGGCTGTATTTGGACCAGCCCCAAAAACACCGGCAATCAAGGAACCAACACCATCGGCTAGCACACCATTTGCTGCCCGCTCAGAAGAAATCTTTTGATTTGACGCTTCTCCAATGGCCATCATAATTCCCACCGTTCCAATCAAAGATACAACATAAGCAGGAATAAAGGCCAAAATTGAAGATAGGTCAAATTTTACACCATAATGGAAAATTTTAGGAAGAGCAAACCAGGCTGCTTCTCCTACAGCCGATAAATCAACTTTCCCAAGAAAAATACACAAGATGTAGCCAAAAACCATCCCAAAGAAGACAGAGGCTGTTTTTAGCATGCCTTTGCCATAGTGATTTAAGGCCAAAGTAAAGACCAAGACGATAAAAGCAATGCTGATATTTTCAACAGAAGCATAGTCTGTTGCGCCAACTCCACCAGCTGCCCAGTCCATACTGACTGGCATTAGGGTGATACCAATGAGGGAAACAACAGTTCCTGTAATCAATGGCGGAAAGAAACGCATCAAAGGTTTGACAAAACGACTAAGGGCTATCTCTACAAATGAACCCGCAATGGTCGCACCCACGATACCAGCAATTCCCAACTGACTACCAACGCTGATAGCTGGATTGGCAAAGGTAAAGTCCGTCCCCATCATACCAGAGACACGCGAACCTACTGGGCCAATACCTTTCGATTGCAAAATGGTGGCAATACCAGCAACAAAAATTGAGGCTGACACCATGATAGACGTATCTTCTACTGATAACCCCAAGGCACTTGCAACGACAAGAGGCACTGCGATGATTCCTGCAAAAGCTGCTAAAATATGCTGAAAAGCAAGCAAAACAGCCATCCCCTTTGGTGGTTGTTGATCAATTCCGTATAGCATTTCGGAAGACTGCTCCGTTCTTGTTTTCTGAGACATGATTTCTCCTTCACCATTCCTAAATAATGGTTTTAGTTTATCAGAAAAAGAAATCTATTTCAATACGTTTTTATAATTTTTAAGAATAATATTCGTTTTTTATCCATTTAAAAAGAATACATACAAATGTTTGAGTTAAATGTTCGTTTTTGTTTATAATCAGGTGAAAAAATGTTATAATACACCAAAGTATCACGTAAAGGATAGGATATCCATGAAAACATTAGAAGAACGTATTTTAAAAGATGGGCAGGTACTAGGAGAAAACATCTTAAAAGTTGACTCATTTTTGACCCATCAGGTTGATTTTGGCTTGATGAAGGAAATGGGGCAGGTCTTGGCAGATGCCTATCGCTCCAAGGACATTACTAAGGTCGTCACCATTGAAGCTTCAGGCATTGCTCCAGCCGTCTATGTTGCAGAAAGTCTAGATGTGCCGATGATTTTTGCTAAAAAGCATAAAAACATCACCATGACAGAAGGCATTTTGACATCTGAAGTCTACTCCTTTACCAAGCAAGTCACCAGCACCGTCTCCATCGCCAGCAAATTCTTATCATCTGAGGACCGTGTCCTAATCGTTGATGACTTTTTGGCCAATGGCCAGGCTGCTAAAGGGTTGATTGACATTATCCAACAAGCCGGAGCTCAGGTAATCGGGGTTGGTATCATCATCGAGAAATCCTTCCAAGATGGCCGCCAGCTGTTGCTTGATGCTTGTGTACCTGTTACTTCTCTCGCTCGTATTGAAAAATTTCAAGATGGGCAGGTTGTTTTTGCACCTGCGGATATTTAAAAGGCTTGCTTCCTATCGGAAGCAAGCCTTTGCTTTGATTTACAATTCAACTCCAAAAACTTTCAAACTAGTCAATTCCGCTTCTGTCAACCTGCGGTATTCTCCAAGAGCCAGCGCTGGATCTAACTCAAGTGGCCCCATGGTCAATCGTTGCAGATCTGTCACCGTCTTTCCACAGGCCAGCACCATGCGTTTGACCTGATGAAATTTCCCTTCTCGGATGGTGATGTCAACCAGTGAGGTCTGCTTGATTTCATCCACCTCCAAGATAGTCAACTGGGCTGGCTGACAGGTAAAGTCCTTCAGTTCTATTCCTGCCGCAAATCGTTCGACATCCTCTTGGGTCATGACCCCGTCAACCAGTGCACGGTAGCGTTTGTCCACATGTTTTTTCGGAGAAAGCATAGCATGGGCCAGCTGGCCATTGTTGGTCAAAAGGAGCAAGCCATGGGTATCAATATCCAAGCGTCCAACTGGAAAAACTTCCTTCTGGCGAGCTGTATTATCTAGCAAGTCCAAAACAGTCCGATGGTGGTCATCCTCGGTGGCTGATATGACACCCTTGGGTTTGTTCAATAGATAGTAAACAAAGGTTTCATGACTGAGAACCTGACCTGCTACTGCAATCTGGTCTTGTTTTTCGTTAATTTGCTGTTTGGGTGATGTTTCAACCTGGCCGTTGACTGTGACTTGCTTGTTTTTCAGGAGTTTCTTGACTTCTGTTCGACTGCCGACACCACAGTCCACTAAAAATTTATCTAATCGCATACGAGTTTCTTTTCCATTTTGATATATTCCGCTTGCTTTTCTGTTTCTGTAAATCCAAGAGCATGAAAGAGTTTTTGGGCAACTTGATGAGAGCTAGCAACTGTCAGTTTGATACTAGCTGGTTGAACATGCTCTACTAGGTAGTCTTCAATAGTCTGGTAGAAAGCTCTGCCATTTCCCTGACCGGTCAAAGAAGGTTTCATGCCCAAACGAAGTTCAACTACCTCACCAACTTGGTCCATACAGAAATAGCCCATGAGGGCGGCATTGCGGATGACTGCAAAAAAGCGGTCCCCACGCGCCCCTGGCGAAATCATCTCCGCATAGGTCTTGGGGTGTGCACTAATCGTATAGACATCCAAAGGGGCTTGATAGCGCCATTGGTTAGCAATTTCCAATGCCAGATCCTGGGGCAGGGGCATGATGTAAAAATAATCCATCTTCCGAAAATTTTTAGACAAATTTTTAATCCTGCGGTTTTGGGTGGCGTAATTATCTGTCTGATAGACATAATCCACATAGCCCAACTGATAGGAGGGAATCATGTCCTTAAAAATCAACTGAACATCCTCGGGAAAACGGAGTATTAATTCATTCAAACGGTTATTTTCTAACATAAATCCATTATAGCAAAAAAGAAACGGAAATCCGCTTCTATTTCTTCATTTGTTGGTAAATCAAACCAGCACTTATCAAGGCACAGCCGATGGCATAAATCCCAAAGGCACCTGTTGGGGTTGGGTTGAGTTTTTCCAGATAAGTCGGCAAGATAGCAGATGTCGCACCGCCGATATTGCAACCCATGAGGACGATTGTCATGACCGTATTGAGCAAGGCCTTAGGCGCCCGATCCGTTACCTGACTAAAGACAATGGTTAGAATGATGCTGTAGAAAAATCCTGACACCATACCACCAAGACCCAGTACCCAGAGATTATCCGCAAAGGCAATGCCGACAACCGCGAGTCCAAAGACCACGTAGGAAACAGCTAAAAGCCAACCCTTCAAACGACCAACCAAGCTACTAAAGACCGTCCCTGCCACAATCCCCATGACCTGCATAAGACTGAGAATCAGACTGGCTTGCTGAGCAGTACCAATGCCCTTGGCTAAAATAATCTGAGGAATACGAATGGTCAGGAAGGTATTGACATTGATAACAAAGAAGGCTAAGAATGCCAGATAAATGCCCATCATCCACATGGTCTTATCCAGTTTGACCTTGGGCGCATTCTCCTCAACCTTCACCTCCATGCGTGCCAGCAATTCCTCCTTGGGAACAAAGAGAAGGAAGAGGGCCAAGATGACCAAGGCAAAAAGGTAGACCAAGAAGGCAGGTTGCCAACCAAACTGGGTCAACCAACCGACAAGGAGGGTAAGCCCTGCGCTTCCCAAAACCTCTGCTGAACCACGCAAGCCCATCATCTGCACCCGCTCCTGACCGGTGAAAAAATTACCGATAATGTTAATAGCACGCGCATTGATCAAGCCAATCCCCAAACCAAGCAAGATACGAGCCAATAAAATCAGAGGATAAGCAGTTAGAAACATGGGCAAAGCTCCACCGGTGGCCATAAGCAAAAGCCCTGCAATGATAATGTTTCGTTCTGATAAGAAACGAACAACTAGACCATTTGCCAATAGAGTAACCATAATAGCAAAGGATGTCACCGTAATCAAATTTTCCACCTGGGCCGCTGCAATTCCCTGCTGGGCAAAATGCTCAATCATCTGTGGAATAGCTGGTGAAACTGCAAATGTCGAAACCAGCATGGTGGATAGGGCCAGCAAACTGGCTTTTTCTAAAATTCTTTTCATTTTTCTCCCTTTCAACGTTCGTCTTTTACTAGTATAACAGATTTGAAAACGAA is drawn from Streptococcus sp. 29892 and contains these coding sequences:
- a CDS encoding nucleobase:cation symporter-2 family protein is translated as MSQKTRTEQSSEMLYGIDQQPPKGMAVLLAFQHILAAFAGIIAVPLVVASALGLSVEDTSIMVSASIFVAGIATILQSKGIGPVGSRVSGMMGTDFTFANPAISVGSQLGIAGIVGATIAGSFVEIALSRFVKPLMRFFPPLITGTVVSLIGITLMPVSMDWAAGGVGATDYASVENISIAFIVLVFTLALNHYGKGMLKTASVFFGMVFGYILCIFLGKVDLSAVGEAAWFALPKIFHYGVKFDLSSILAFIPAYVVSLIGTVGIMMAIGEASNQKISSERAANGVLADGVGSLIAGVFGAGPNTAFSQNVGLITLTKVASRHVMILAGIILTLLGVFPKLSALISIMPQPVLGGVGIIMFGLVAAQGIKTLATIKIGDRELLIISIAFALGIGVTVRPELLSHLPSALQMVFSSGISTGTLAALLLNVVLKEK
- a CDS encoding GNAT family N-acetyltransferase, giving the protein MLENNRLNELILRFPEDVQLIFKDMIPSYQLGYVDYVYQTDNYATQNRRIKNLSKNFRKMDYFYIMPLPQDLALEIANQWRYQAPLDVYTISAHPKTYAEMISPGARGDRFFAVIRNAALMGYFCMDQVGEVVELRLGMKPSLTGQGNGRAFYQTIEDYLVEHVQPASIKLTVASSHQVAQKLFHALGFTETEKQAEYIKMEKKLVCD
- a CDS encoding NAD/NADP octopine/nopaline dehydrogenase family protein, translated to MSVEEWKQAPIAILGAGAVGKAVGADSKLAGNRVHLFELPAFAEQTLKNLDKTGITLTGGQNSLYGFERSGRAFFDLVTDRIEEAVAGAKIIIVAVPSIAHDQFFEALVPVLEDGMIVHIIPDNFGSLKLRKKMRELGCQKQVIVGGWTSAPYGARIVREGGVMTPKIELKYRAITLRGAALPMTDQELFLESSRAIGAFDAITEGDGVTGGQTVLDVGFSNVNPVLHCPGTILGASVMENFGRIFGGNDPLQYSIYSHAYSESVAEVQYAFYLEQVQLAEAIGVDLLRYPKENFLSRTSILGPEYMGDDCIVPFDKQFPMAYGTGPFTIQDRYVTEDVPVGCHIYHELGKKYGVATPVIDSMIVLGSVMTGRKFFEEGLTLEDLDLAHLTKEETLEYLETGLFREREV
- a CDS encoding aspartate/glutamate racemase family protein, whose product is MTHFRASIEGPGQLDQVYHVQDASVAGFSIGIITIDFNYVKLPGNVANATTFSFPVVYEDIVLEIEDLFNGEEKLLDMVIDAAKKLEKKGVRAIVGACGYFNHFQEQVRDAVAVPVYLSSVLQIPLIKMGLKPDQKIAVLVADGAGANADFFAKANASIEDCIVKEIGSLESFAPIRYNKPYLDNGRLKADLIAVVQDLRAKHPEIAAILLECSDLPPYAAALHRETGLPVFDFTTLINWVHSAVVRREFYGYM
- a CDS encoding xanthine phosphoribosyltransferase; protein product: MKTLEERILKDGQVLGENILKVDSFLTHQVDFGLMKEMGQVLADAYRSKDITKVVTIEASGIAPAVYVAESLDVPMIFAKKHKNITMTEGILTSEVYSFTKQVTSTVSIASKFLSSEDRVLIVDDFLANGQAAKGLIDIIQQAGAQVIGVGIIIEKSFQDGRQLLLDACVPVTSLARIEKFQDGQVVFAPADI
- a CDS encoding MFS transporter, whose protein sequence is MKRILEKASLLALSTMLVSTFAVSPAIPQMIEHFAQQGIAAAQVENLITVTSFAIMVTLLANGLVVRFLSERNIIIAGLLLMATGGALPMFLTAYPLILLARILLGLGIGLINARAINIIGNFFTGQERVQMMGLRGSAEVLGSAGLTLLVGWLTQFGWQPAFLVYLFALVILALFLLFVPKEELLARMEVKVEENAPKVKLDKTMWMMGIYLAFLAFFVINVNTFLTIRIPQIILAKGIGTAQQASLILSLMQVMGIVAGTVFSSLVGRLKGWLLAVSYVVFGLAVVGIAFADNLWVLGLGGMVSGFFYSIILTIVFSQVTDRAPKALLNTVMTIVLMGCNIGGATSAILPTYLEKLNPTPTGAFGIYAIGCALISAGLIYQQMKK
- a CDS encoding pseudouridine synthase; the encoded protein is MRLDKFLVDCGVGSRTEVKKLLKNKQVTVNGQVETSPKQQINEKQDQIAVAGQVLSHETFVYYLLNKPKGVISATEDDHHRTVLDLLDNTARQKEVFPVGRLDIDTHGLLLLTNNGQLAHAMLSPKKHVDKRYRALVDGVMTQEDVERFAAGIELKDFTCQPAQLTILEVDEIKQTSLVDITIREGKFHQVKRMVLACGKTVTDLQRLTMGPLELDPALALGEYRRLTEAELTSLKVFGVEL